One Campylobacter massiliensis DNA window includes the following coding sequences:
- the waaC gene encoding lipopolysaccharide heptosyltransferase I, with amino-acid sequence MSKNLSPNIAVIKLSALGDIVHAATVLQFIKKHLPQAKITWFADAKFSEILFLCPQISRVVSLPLKNGEYKKSLQLIASAKQEGKFDYVIDLQGLIKSAAVAKLLGKNSYGFDKFSVKEPLAALFYGHKFSCDYAQNIILRNLGLTAFALGFSFSEDEILAKQPCFSASQSKFDSSKKKILIAPFASEPSKIYDKFGDVIALLDDPKNEIFVCFNGEKEEKEALNLIKNSNAKTLNLSLKELVSFISSCDLVIGNDSGVTHIAWAQNRPSITLFGNRPAERNAFASPVNLTLDAGKKIDAKKIDKSDFCVRDIAPQTIANAAKRLLDA; translated from the coding sequence ATGAGTAAAAATTTAAGCCCAAACATCGCCGTTATCAAGCTCTCCGCCCTGGGCGATATCGTCCATGCGGCGACCGTGCTGCAGTTTATCAAAAAGCACTTGCCGCAAGCCAAAATTACGTGGTTTGCCGATGCTAAATTTAGCGAGATTTTGTTCCTTTGCCCGCAAATTTCGCGCGTCGTATCGCTACCGCTAAAAAACGGCGAGTACAAAAAAAGCTTGCAGCTGATCGCGTCTGCTAAGCAAGAGGGCAAATTTGACTACGTCATCGACCTGCAAGGGCTGATCAAATCCGCCGCGGTTGCGAAACTTCTTGGCAAAAACAGTTACGGATTTGATAAATTTAGCGTTAAGGAACCGCTTGCGGCACTGTTTTACGGGCATAAATTTAGCTGCGACTACGCCCAAAATATCATCTTGCGAAATTTGGGCCTTACAGCTTTTGCTCTGGGATTTAGCTTTAGCGAGGATGAGATTTTAGCCAAACAGCCTTGTTTTAGCGCTTCTCAAAGTAAATTTGATAGCTCAAAAAAGAAAATTTTGATAGCACCCTTTGCTAGCGAACCGAGTAAAATTTACGATAAATTTGGCGATGTTATCGCGCTGCTAGACGATCCGAAAAATGAAATTTTCGTCTGCTTTAACGGCGAAAAAGAGGAAAAAGAGGCTCTAAATTTGATAAAAAACTCAAACGCAAAAACTCTAAATTTGAGCCTAAAAGAGCTCGTGAGCTTTATCTCAAGCTGTGATCTGGTTATCGGCAACGATAGCGGCGTGACGCATATCGCCTGGGCGCAAAATCGCCCCTCTATCACGCTTTTTGGCAACCGACCAGCAGAGCGAAATGCCTTTGCTAGCCCCGTAAATTTAACGCTTGACGCGGGCAAAAAAATAGACGCGAAAAAGATAGACAAAAGCGACTTTTGCGTGCGAGATATCGCGCCGCAGACTATCGCAAACGCGGCAAAAAGGCTACTTGATGCGTGA
- a CDS encoding lipid A biosynthesis lauroyl acyltransferase encodes MRDLFYLWLYKFFKFIFTVTPAFLLDPFLNFIAFLFYKFDAKHTKIIRANLNFAYADELTATQKERIIKDTYQNYAKFAVNFIKNQNASKEKILEKVEFKNLEIFQNALASGRPIIVQTAHYGQWELFSLAMAAKFGGVSIVGRALDSAVMQRILEANRTRFDIELIDKMGGAKQILKAVKARRLVGILVDQNTAKEEGVEVKFFGRKVLHTPAVSIFAQKTDALIVPAFIREKARNLSEICFFPPIDVREFEKDEAVLKATQAQSDATEAAVREKPDEYFWFHKRFKHFNEEIYKC; translated from the coding sequence ATGCGTGATTTATTTTACCTTTGGCTTTATAAATTTTTTAAATTTATCTTTACCGTTACGCCCGCGTTTTTGCTGGATCCGTTTTTAAATTTCATCGCGTTTTTGTTTTATAAATTTGACGCCAAACACACCAAAATCATCAGAGCAAATCTAAATTTCGCCTACGCTGACGAGCTTACGGCCACGCAAAAAGAGCGGATCATCAAAGACACGTACCAAAACTACGCCAAATTTGCGGTAAATTTTATAAAAAATCAAAACGCGAGCAAGGAAAAAATCCTAGAAAAAGTCGAATTTAAAAACTTAGAAATCTTTCAAAACGCGCTCGCCTCTGGCCGCCCGATCATCGTGCAAACCGCGCACTACGGGCAGTGGGAGCTCTTTTCTCTCGCGATGGCGGCGAAATTTGGTGGCGTTAGCATCGTCGGGCGCGCTCTTGATAGCGCGGTCATGCAGCGCATTTTGGAGGCGAATCGAACTCGCTTTGACATCGAGCTCATCGATAAAATGGGCGGCGCCAAGCAAATTTTAAAAGCGGTCAAGGCGCGCCGATTAGTGGGCATCCTAGTCGATCAAAACACCGCCAAAGAGGAAGGCGTAGAGGTCAAGTTTTTCGGACGAAAAGTCCTGCATACGCCTGCAGTTAGCATCTTTGCGCAAAAAACGGACGCGCTCATAGTGCCGGCCTTTATCCGTGAAAAAGCGCGCAACCTCAGCGAAATTTGCTTTTTCCCGCCGATTGACGTTAGAGAATTTGAAAAAGACGAAGCCGTGCTAAAGGCCACGCAAGCTCAATCAGACGCGACCGAGGCCGCCGTGCGCGAGAAGCCGGACGAGTACTTTTGGTTTCACAAACGCTTTAAGCATTTTAACGAGGAAATTTATAAATGCTAA
- a CDS encoding glycosyltransferase family 2 protein, with the protein MLSVVILTLNSEKYLAEVLKSCEFADEVVVVDSGSQDATEQICSGFKNVKFHKQKWLGFSAQKQLGVDLARNSWVFVLDSDEVILEPLRDEILQVLQCPEFCAYEVARANIFFGKEVRTMGLYPDCTVRLFDRTLAKFDGREIHEKVVLKSAAKTDEQTPADGANLTATKNQIGRLKNHFKHYAYDSIEQFIAKQNRYSSLGAKGAKSSKFKAVLNPAWTFFKLFFLKGGWREGWRGYVIARLYAQYTFWKYVK; encoded by the coding sequence ATGCTAAGCGTCGTAATCCTCACGCTAAACAGCGAAAAATACCTCGCCGAGGTACTAAAAAGCTGCGAATTCGCAGACGAAGTCGTCGTGGTCGATAGCGGCTCGCAGGATGCTACGGAGCAAATTTGCTCTGGGTTTAAAAACGTCAAATTTCACAAGCAAAAGTGGCTGGGATTTAGCGCGCAAAAGCAGCTGGGAGTGGATCTAGCGCGTAATAGCTGGGTTTTCGTGCTAGATAGCGACGAGGTGATTTTAGAGCCTTTGCGGGATGAAATTTTGCAGGTTTTGCAGTGTCCCGAGTTTTGCGCATACGAGGTAGCTCGCGCAAATATCTTTTTCGGTAAAGAAGTGCGCACTATGGGGCTTTACCCGGACTGCACGGTTAGGCTTTTTGATAGGACACTGGCGAAGTTTGACGGGCGCGAGATACACGAAAAGGTCGTTTTAAAAAGCGCGGCCAAAACGGACGAACAAACTCCGGCAGACGGCGCAAATTTAACCGCTACCAAAAATCAAATCGGCAGGCTAAAAAACCACTTCAAGCACTATGCCTACGATAGTATCGAGCAGTTTATCGCCAAGCAAAATCGCTACTCGAGCCTGGGCGCAAAGGGCGCAAAATCAAGTAAATTTAAGGCCGTTTTAAATCCCGCGTGGACGTTTTTTAAGCTATTTTTCCTAAAAGGCGGCTGGCGCGAGGGCTGGCGCGGCTACGTGATAGCAAGGCTTTACGCGCAATACACATTTTGGAAGTATGTAAAATGA